The proteins below are encoded in one region of Vibrio tubiashii:
- a CDS encoding amino acid adenylation domain-containing protein, which yields MKGIDWVNGMLSGFLTSVEKYPLAKAIVLDEKGYSYQELLQAADNIYQHLSRVAIDLKGKRVAILGGKNIETYSSVIAVLLGGGTFVPLNPSFPTQRNRYIFEASQADILLTTSALGDYIGEMKARLPSLECVCVDRICTSGARSVAEICQYKPVVGEHEHAYILFTSGSTGNPKGVPIHHRNVTAFLAHNLKQFQFKPSDRFSQTFDLTFDLSIFDLFIAWSVGACVYPLQPCELLSPVAFVNKHQLTVWFSVPSVVLNSCKLGLLEPNAMPSLRTSLFCGEALSKEIVEHWLHASPNTRVFNLYGPTELTIACADYEVTEAVLDLSYKGLVPIGRVYSNHTYLLLDEQGKEVDEGELCISGPQCFSGYLGLPEISNAKLFVDQSSRQTFYRTGDLVKKTSGQNLVFVGRVDHQVKIQGYRIELMEVEQQLRKLGCIDVVALPYPSYESPQQIAVAILGQKDDDDVALLKKHLSLLLPKYMTPHYYETFDNFPLNSNGKVDRNELLANIKKRKDLIKL from the coding sequence ATGAAAGGGATAGATTGGGTTAATGGTATGCTCAGTGGCTTCTTAACCAGTGTCGAAAAGTATCCACTCGCTAAGGCAATTGTTCTAGATGAAAAAGGTTACAGTTATCAAGAGCTGCTGCAAGCTGCGGATAACATTTACCAGCACCTCTCTCGAGTAGCAATTGATTTGAAAGGGAAACGTGTCGCGATACTCGGTGGCAAAAACATAGAAACTTATTCCTCCGTAATTGCTGTTTTATTGGGTGGCGGTACATTTGTTCCTCTTAACCCAAGTTTCCCCACGCAAAGGAATCGATATATTTTTGAGGCTTCACAAGCCGATATTTTGCTGACGACATCGGCCCTAGGTGACTATATCGGAGAAATGAAGGCGAGGTTGCCATCTTTGGAATGCGTGTGTGTCGATCGGATCTGTACGTCAGGTGCGAGAAGCGTTGCTGAGATATGTCAGTATAAACCTGTTGTTGGGGAGCATGAGCATGCATATATCCTCTTTACTTCGGGAAGTACAGGAAACCCAAAAGGCGTTCCGATACACCACAGAAATGTAACTGCTTTCTTAGCGCATAATCTAAAGCAGTTTCAATTTAAACCGTCAGACCGGTTCAGCCAAACGTTTGATCTGACTTTCGATCTTTCGATATTCGACTTATTTATTGCTTGGAGTGTTGGCGCGTGTGTGTATCCACTCCAACCTTGCGAGTTGTTGTCTCCTGTCGCGTTTGTTAACAAGCATCAATTGACGGTGTGGTTCTCTGTTCCTTCGGTAGTGCTAAACAGTTGTAAACTGGGTTTGCTTGAGCCAAATGCTATGCCTTCACTTCGTACGAGTCTATTTTGTGGAGAAGCTTTGTCAAAGGAAATTGTCGAGCACTGGTTGCATGCGAGTCCTAATACACGTGTGTTTAACTTATACGGTCCTACAGAATTGACAATAGCTTGTGCAGATTATGAGGTTACCGAGGCTGTTTTGGATCTATCTTACAAAGGCTTGGTGCCGATTGGGCGGGTTTACTCAAACCACACATATCTTCTATTGGATGAGCAAGGAAAAGAAGTTGACGAGGGAGAGCTTTGTATTTCAGGTCCTCAATGTTTCAGCGGCTATTTAGGTTTGCCTGAAATTAGTAATGCAAAGTTGTTTGTTGATCAGAGTTCACGCCAAACTTTTTATCGGACAGGCGATTTAGTGAAAAAAACGTCGGGACAAAATCTTGTGTTTGTTGGAAGAGTAGACCATCAAGTGAAAATTCAGGGGTATCGAATCGAACTGATGGAAGTTGAACAGCAGTTGAGAAAGCTAGGTTGTATTGATGTGGTAGCACTCCCTTACCCTTCTTATGAGAGCCCTCAACAAATAGCTGTCGCTATCCTCGGGCAGAAGGACGACGATGATGTCGCTTTGTTAAAAAAGCACTTAAGTCTGTTATTACCAAAATACATGACTCCTCACTACTATGAAACGTTTGACAATTTTCCTTTGAACTCAAATGGCAAAGTTGATCGAAATGAACTGTTAGCAAATATCAAAAAACGGAAAGACTTGATCAAATTATGA
- a CDS encoding D-2-hydroxyacid dehydrogenase family protein: MSNVKIVVIPDDYQNGAGNVSSLHEDSSCRVISIGDVHKDVTADEILSQAEALILIRERTVIDSEFLKRTPKVKVISQTGKVARNIDLDLCRAHGIDVVEGKGSPIAPAELTWLLIQNSVRQFVPSVNAMMAGKWQVAMGDTVSGKTLGVVGYGKIGKRVIEYAKAFGMNVCVWGSERALNEAKEDGIDVPVSREEFFSSCDVISLHQRLVPDTQGNITYDDLFAMKPSAVFVNTARAELVESGALEQALDDGRPGFAALDVYDQEPIWTTEHPMLKRANVLCSPHLGYVAQSSYDLYFDIAFQNIKRYMSGDRSHVINA, encoded by the coding sequence ATGAGCAATGTTAAAATAGTGGTAATCCCTGATGATTATCAAAATGGCGCAGGGAATGTGTCTAGCTTACATGAGGACTCGTCGTGTCGAGTTATTTCAATTGGTGACGTTCACAAGGATGTTACTGCAGATGAGATACTGAGTCAGGCAGAGGCTTTGATTCTAATCAGAGAACGTACAGTCATTGACTCTGAATTCTTAAAAAGAACCCCAAAGGTCAAAGTCATTAGTCAGACTGGAAAAGTAGCCAGAAACATCGATTTGGATCTGTGTCGAGCGCACGGTATTGATGTAGTCGAAGGAAAAGGTTCGCCAATAGCCCCAGCAGAGTTAACTTGGTTACTTATTCAGAATTCCGTTAGGCAATTTGTCCCTTCTGTAAACGCTATGATGGCTGGCAAGTGGCAAGTTGCAATGGGTGACACGGTTTCAGGTAAAACGTTGGGGGTAGTCGGCTATGGGAAGATAGGGAAACGTGTAATTGAGTATGCTAAGGCGTTCGGGATGAATGTTTGTGTTTGGGGTTCTGAGCGTGCTCTCAATGAAGCAAAAGAAGATGGAATCGATGTGCCAGTGTCAAGAGAGGAATTCTTTTCGTCTTGCGATGTAATTTCTCTGCACCAGCGTTTGGTTCCAGATACCCAAGGCAATATTACCTACGATGATTTATTTGCTATGAAGCCTTCCGCTGTCTTCGTTAATACAGCCCGCGCTGAACTGGTTGAGTCGGGGGCCTTAGAGCAGGCTTTGGATGATGGTCGTCCTGGTTTTGCCGCGCTGGACGTATATGATCAGGAGCCTATCTGGACTACTGAACATCCAATGCTCAAACGAGCTAATGTTCTTTGCAGCCCCCACTTGGGTTACGTTGCCCAAAGTAGTTACGACTTATATTTCGATATCGCATTTCAAAATATTAAGCGTTATATGTCGGGTGATAGAAGTCACGTGATTAACGCTTGA
- a CDS encoding YgjV family protein has translation MDVFFLSQVLVAIAICFDLMSFQFKDRKKIVACLFCAGVLISTHFALLSEWTAASLMGVATLRYLVSIFSTSSILKYVFCSASVLVTGATFTGLTSIIGCMGSVLQTLAAFQENDRRLRELMIIGTALWLLHNYLVGSPTAVLMEVLFISSNLFGYYRYYFKREGIA, from the coding sequence ATGGATGTGTTCTTTTTATCCCAAGTTCTTGTGGCTATAGCGATTTGTTTTGATCTGATGTCGTTTCAGTTTAAGGATAGAAAAAAGATCGTCGCGTGTTTGTTTTGTGCGGGCGTATTGATTTCTACGCATTTTGCATTGCTCTCGGAATGGACTGCCGCGTCCCTAATGGGGGTGGCGACTTTGCGTTATTTGGTCAGTATTTTTTCGACTTCCTCTATTTTGAAATATGTGTTTTGTTCGGCGTCGGTTCTCGTTACTGGTGCTACCTTCACAGGGCTTACTAGCATCATCGGTTGTATGGGCTCCGTGCTTCAGACCCTCGCAGCATTTCAGGAGAATGACCGTCGACTAAGGGAACTGATGATAATAGGAACAGCGTTATGGCTTCTACATAACTATTTGGTTGGTTCACCCACGGCGGTACTAATGGAAGTCTTGTTCATTTCGAGCAACCTCTTTGGCTATTACCGCTACTATTTTAAACGCGAAGGGATAGCATAA
- a CDS encoding zinc-binding alcohol dehydrogenase family protein yields the protein MSTTMKAIGFSQSQPIEASSSLFEFETALPSLGKFDLLVKIASVSVNPADTKIRIRAATDTTLEQPRVLGYDAVGEIVEVGANVTNFKLGDRVYYAGDVTRPGTNAQYHAVDSRLVALAPRGLTDAEAASLPLTSLTGWETLFDRLRVDPTERKTLLIIGGAGGVGSITTQIAKQLTNLTVIATASRPETENWVKQMGADYVANHKNLCESVQALGFETVDYIFNTADTLGHWDAMAELIAPQGTIASIVEFEGGVDLSKLQGKSVGFVWELMFTRSLYKTADLYKQGDILTQIANLVDAGRIRSTLTKELHGFSADTLKQGHILLESGATIGKVVINYD from the coding sequence ATGTCAACCACCATGAAGGCCATTGGATTCAGTCAATCACAACCTATCGAAGCCTCATCGAGTCTTTTTGAATTTGAAACCGCCCTCCCATCACTGGGAAAATTTGATCTGTTAGTTAAGATCGCTTCTGTCTCCGTTAATCCTGCCGACACGAAAATACGCATCAGAGCGGCAACCGACACCACACTAGAACAACCTCGCGTTCTAGGTTATGACGCTGTTGGTGAAATTGTGGAAGTTGGTGCAAACGTCACGAACTTTAAACTAGGTGACCGTGTTTACTATGCTGGAGATGTCACCCGCCCAGGCACCAACGCACAATACCATGCCGTCGATTCTCGGTTGGTCGCTCTGGCGCCAAGAGGGCTGACAGACGCAGAAGCGGCCTCACTGCCTCTGACCTCATTAACCGGTTGGGAAACACTGTTTGACCGCTTGCGCGTCGACCCTACAGAACGAAAGACACTCCTGATCATCGGGGGTGCCGGCGGCGTCGGATCAATCACGACGCAGATAGCCAAGCAACTGACGAACCTCACCGTGATTGCGACCGCTTCTCGACCAGAGACTGAAAATTGGGTCAAACAAATGGGGGCCGACTATGTTGCGAATCATAAGAATCTCTGCGAATCCGTCCAAGCTCTGGGGTTTGAGACCGTAGACTACATCTTTAATACAGCAGATACGTTGGGCCACTGGGATGCGATGGCTGAGCTCATTGCCCCTCAGGGCACAATCGCTTCGATTGTCGAATTTGAGGGCGGTGTTGATTTAAGCAAGCTACAAGGTAAATCCGTCGGATTTGTTTGGGAACTGATGTTTACACGTTCTCTCTACAAGACGGCTGATCTATACAAACAAGGGGACATCCTTACACAGATTGCGAATTTGGTCGACGCGGGTCGGATTCGATCGACCTTAACAAAAGAGCTCCATGGCTTCTCAGCTGACACCCTCAAACAAGGGCACATTCTGCTCGAAAGTGGGGCCACAATCGGTAAAGTCGTCATCAATTACGATTGA
- a CDS encoding M20 family peptidase, with protein sequence MTLRSFVSLVSLALLALVFTLLIRTWLHQKALPNQPHIEQKPANAAQLTRLSQAIQFPTVSRLDGRDPNATRVDPAVFLDFHRWLAGAYPLVHRDLELERINQFSLLYRWPGSDPKARPIVLTAHQDIVPYAISTRKTWIHPPYSGAIKDGYVWGRGTMDDKASMLAILESIEALLLSGAKPQRDIYLAFGHDEEVGGEHGAKAMAERLARLGVSPALVLDEGGFVLDEVVPGVPVPVALIGVAEKGYLNVSLTAKGIPGHSSMPPAQTTPGRLARAISRLEDHPMPAEYSGATQQLFDATSGYMAFNYRLLFANLWLFKPLLLDQLTASAATNAVVRTTMAVTLLNAGVKDNVLAPEATANINVRLLPNTAPKQVIEYIEAIIDDPAIQVDIRPPYNRATPISEQDNRAFKILKHTTEKVFGASRTVVAPYLTINATDARHYIELTSRVYRFLPLALDDSDLPRIHGPNERISVEAYGQMLTFYRSLVQQLAMPNLN encoded by the coding sequence ATGACACTCCGATCTTTTGTTTCTCTCGTTTCTCTCGCACTGCTGGCTCTTGTATTCACGTTACTAATCCGAACATGGTTACACCAGAAAGCGCTTCCTAACCAACCCCACATTGAGCAAAAACCTGCCAATGCCGCTCAGTTGACTCGTCTTAGCCAGGCCATACAGTTTCCTACTGTTTCACGCTTAGATGGGCGAGATCCCAATGCCACGCGTGTCGACCCTGCCGTGTTCTTAGATTTTCACCGATGGCTTGCAGGCGCCTATCCTCTGGTGCATCGTGACTTAGAACTCGAGCGCATCAATCAGTTTAGTCTTTTGTACCGCTGGCCCGGCAGTGATCCAAAGGCGCGGCCCATTGTCCTAACCGCACATCAAGATATCGTGCCCTACGCAATATCGACACGAAAGACCTGGATCCACCCTCCTTACTCAGGCGCGATCAAAGATGGCTATGTTTGGGGGAGAGGAACAATGGATGATAAAGCCTCAATGCTCGCCATTTTGGAAAGCATAGAAGCCCTCTTGTTATCCGGTGCCAAGCCCCAGCGCGATATATACCTTGCCTTCGGTCATGATGAGGAAGTGGGTGGTGAGCACGGTGCCAAAGCTATGGCCGAACGATTAGCGCGCCTCGGCGTTAGCCCTGCCCTGGTTCTTGATGAGGGGGGCTTTGTTCTTGATGAGGTGGTGCCCGGCGTCCCTGTCCCGGTCGCTTTGATAGGCGTAGCAGAAAAAGGCTACCTCAATGTATCCCTGACAGCAAAAGGGATCCCGGGTCACTCATCCATGCCCCCAGCCCAAACCACACCTGGGCGATTGGCTCGAGCGATTTCACGTTTAGAAGACCATCCCATGCCGGCAGAGTACAGTGGCGCTACTCAACAGTTATTCGATGCCACGTCAGGTTACATGGCATTCAATTATCGCCTTCTCTTTGCGAACCTTTGGCTATTTAAGCCTCTTTTGCTTGACCAGCTGACGGCCAGTGCTGCGACCAATGCGGTGGTCCGCACGACTATGGCTGTCACTTTGTTGAACGCCGGAGTGAAAGACAACGTGCTTGCCCCTGAAGCAACGGCCAATATCAATGTTCGCTTGCTTCCTAATACGGCGCCCAAACAAGTGATCGAGTACATAGAAGCCATCATTGACGACCCTGCCATACAAGTGGACATTCGCCCGCCTTACAATCGTGCAACCCCTATCTCCGAACAAGACAACCGCGCGTTCAAGATACTCAAGCACACCACTGAAAAAGTATTTGGCGCGTCACGCACCGTTGTCGCCCCTTATTTGACGATCAATGCAACCGACGCTCGGCATTACATTGAACTAACAAGCCGAGTCTATCGATTCTTGCCGCTCGCACTTGATGACAGTGATCTACCACGGATACATGGGCCCAACGAGCGGATAAGTGTTGAGGCTTATGGACAGATGCTGACATTTTATCGCTCACTTGTTCAACAATTGGCTATGCCAAACTTGAATTAA
- a CDS encoding redoxin family protein encodes MKRALVLLAMIMSGAAYAGYDVTQQTAELGEDQNVTLEHSTTFTLGGHAVKVGDLIPAMTLANSALKPVETQGSGKVRIYNLLVSVDTPVCVEQAVVFNTLAEKHVEYADQLEFINVSADTPFAQARFISEQKLSQKVAFLSDSYKHEFGQQTGAHIEELGLLSRAIIVVGKDDRILHIQRVPELTQLPDLNNAVAIAKRHI; translated from the coding sequence ATGAAGCGCGCATTAGTGTTACTTGCCATGATCATGTCCGGTGCCGCTTACGCAGGTTACGATGTGACACAACAAACAGCGGAGTTAGGAGAGGATCAGAATGTCACGTTGGAACATTCTACGACCTTCACGCTAGGCGGCCATGCCGTCAAAGTCGGTGACCTTATTCCGGCCATGACACTGGCCAATTCAGCGTTGAAACCGGTCGAGACTCAAGGCAGTGGTAAAGTTCGAATCTACAACCTATTGGTGTCGGTTGATACGCCTGTGTGTGTGGAACAGGCCGTCGTGTTTAATACACTGGCTGAAAAACATGTTGAATACGCGGATCAGCTTGAATTCATTAATGTGAGTGCTGACACTCCGTTCGCTCAAGCGCGTTTTATCTCTGAGCAGAAGTTAAGCCAGAAGGTCGCGTTTCTTTCTGATTCATACAAGCACGAATTTGGCCAACAAACAGGCGCTCATATCGAAGAATTGGGCTTGTTATCGCGTGCCATTATCGTCGTAGGTAAAGACGACCGTATTCTACATATCCAACGAGTTCCAGAGCTGACGCAATTGCCGGATTTGAACAACGCTGTAGCGATTGCGAAACGCCATATCTAA
- the tpx gene encoding thiol peroxidase, giving the protein MMSVTFLGNPVSVNGQLPQKGEQAPEFTLCDQTLADISIERFNGKKLVLNIFPSADTPTCADSIRSFNEAAKTLDNTVVLCVSADLPFALARFVERHKLHQVSIASCFRSPEFAQSYGVAIADGALRGLTSRAVVVLDEQRQVLHSQLVSEIADEPNYQQAIAAVKGE; this is encoded by the coding sequence ATCATGTCAGTAACATTCTTAGGGAACCCGGTTTCTGTAAACGGTCAACTACCGCAAAAAGGGGAGCAAGCCCCAGAGTTTACTCTGTGTGACCAAACATTGGCTGATATCAGCATCGAGCGTTTTAATGGGAAAAAATTGGTGCTCAACATTTTCCCGAGTGCGGATACGCCGACGTGCGCTGATAGTATTCGATCATTCAATGAAGCGGCAAAAACCCTGGACAACACTGTCGTCTTGTGTGTCTCTGCTGATCTCCCATTTGCACTTGCTCGTTTTGTCGAGCGACACAAGTTACATCAAGTGTCTATTGCTTCGTGTTTCCGCTCGCCAGAGTTTGCTCAAAGTTACGGTGTAGCGATTGCAGACGGTGCGTTGCGCGGTCTGACTTCGCGTGCAGTGGTTGTACTCGATGAGCAGCGTCAGGTGTTGCATTCACAGTTAGTGAGTGAAATTGCTGACGAGCCAAATTATCAGCAAGCCATTGCCGCAGTAAAGGGAGAATGA
- a CDS encoding winged helix-turn-helix domain-containing protein, protein MNCESLWQLYPLAREQLVNVKSLNGKKLKGTECRVLEVLIANQGQVVPKKELFTQVWGDRIVSDNSLTQCIAQLRLALGDNGKEQKYIKTIPSRGYMLFENVVQLAEPEQQKLPEVAVCAPEKATVAATSRDAEEHHYHQQLKALLALFFAVVFLFQTAQAVNRWTFGWNVPLDRWITETQDERTFMFLDNPASKTLYHYFRDESAHLEGTPVTDLLISTGVSNYYLSCVYRCKSTGDQEVRNFTFDLQENFYLMGGMVRDVCQ, encoded by the coding sequence ATGAACTGCGAATCTTTGTGGCAGTTGTATCCTCTTGCCCGGGAACAACTGGTTAATGTGAAATCCTTGAATGGCAAAAAACTGAAAGGCACAGAGTGCCGAGTGTTAGAAGTTTTGATCGCGAATCAAGGTCAGGTTGTACCAAAAAAAGAGCTGTTTACTCAGGTTTGGGGTGATCGTATTGTCTCCGATAACAGTTTGACCCAATGTATTGCTCAGTTGCGACTAGCACTGGGTGATAACGGCAAAGAGCAAAAGTACATCAAAACCATCCCTTCGCGTGGCTACATGCTGTTTGAAAATGTCGTGCAGTTGGCAGAGCCTGAGCAACAGAAATTGCCTGAAGTTGCCGTTTGTGCGCCGGAAAAGGCAACGGTTGCGGCAACGTCCCGTGACGCAGAAGAGCATCATTATCACCAACAACTTAAAGCATTGCTGGCGCTGTTTTTCGCTGTCGTATTTTTGTTTCAGACTGCTCAGGCTGTGAATCGTTGGACATTCGGTTGGAATGTGCCGTTGGATCGTTGGATCACTGAGACACAAGATGAGAGGACGTTTATGTTCCTCGACAACCCTGCGAGTAAAACACTCTATCATTATTTCCGTGATGAAAGCGCCCACCTCGAAGGGACGCCTGTAACCGATCTGCTGATTTCCACAGGTGTCAGTAATTATTATCTTTCCTGTGTCTACCGCTGTAAATCGACGGGAGATCAAGAAGTCAGAAACTTTACCTTTGATTTGCAGGAGAACTTTTACCTAATGGGAGGAATGGTACGCGATGTCTGTCAATAG
- a CDS encoding carotenoid biosynthesis protein, protein MKHRTSLFLLAITIVYIVYSFIRGYTDINISSIFTPLILLPFAIIHGSMYCGVKKMSYFFLLVFIVSVFYESVSVSSGFPFGHYYYSDRLGTKIFDVPLAIMPTYFSLGYVSWFISMILLNQVDKPIPTVSKAIIISLVASFVMVSWDVVMDPVNSLIKSLWVWTDRGVYFGVPLSNFFGWFLCVFTFYLPFTLWCYNDKVHLKQIPTHGYLYLPSIVYITIMSKYILCFLFKDSIDVTTLHGEVFSSKDVYGSVMLIGLFTMLPIGIQSIYKIYRHRNHSLRATTAL, encoded by the coding sequence ATGAAGCATAGAACCTCTTTATTCTTGCTTGCAATCACCATTGTTTATATTGTTTATTCATTCATTCGGGGTTATACCGATATAAATATCTCGAGTATATTTACCCCACTAATATTGCTCCCGTTTGCAATCATTCACGGTAGTATGTACTGTGGAGTAAAGAAAATGTCTTATTTCTTTCTTCTAGTCTTTATTGTCAGTGTTTTCTACGAAAGCGTCAGCGTTTCAAGTGGATTTCCTTTCGGTCACTACTATTATTCAGATAGGCTAGGAACCAAAATATTTGACGTGCCATTGGCAATCATGCCGACCTATTTCAGTTTGGGCTATGTTTCTTGGTTTATATCAATGATCCTGCTCAATCAGGTTGATAAACCGATTCCAACGGTAAGCAAAGCCATCATCATCTCCCTGGTTGCCTCATTTGTCATGGTTTCATGGGATGTCGTGATGGACCCAGTGAATTCGCTCATCAAATCTTTGTGGGTCTGGACCGATCGTGGTGTGTATTTTGGCGTGCCTTTAAGTAATTTCTTTGGTTGGTTTTTGTGCGTCTTTACCTTTTATTTGCCTTTCACATTATGGTGCTACAACGATAAAGTGCATTTGAAACAGATCCCAACCCATGGCTACCTATACCTGCCCTCAATCGTTTACATTACCATCATGTCGAAATACATCCTTTGCTTCTTGTTCAAAGACAGCATTGATGTCACCACGTTGCATGGCGAAGTTTTTAGTTCCAAAGACGTTTATGGGAGTGTCATGCTTATTGGTCTCTTTACCATGCTACCGATCGGCATCCAATCTATCTATAAGATCTACCGACACCGCAATCACTCGCTCCGTGCGACAACAGCGCTTTAA
- a CDS encoding LysR family transcriptional regulator, translating to MMNNELISFAAVCKHLSITKAANELGKSKAHISRHIADLEASIGVKLLYRTTRNISLTPKGESLKETALELLANLNELSYKTSTMNDEMSGKFTITMPSSIAASLFIDILKKLKCSFPNVSFRIIATNKVENLIEGNIDMAIRIGSIRDESLIAHNIGTFSNILVSSKKSRGDTLIVYEKFRHKETVANNYNGTIEVDNVPLLITFLENGIGVGIVPDYYFKANSMCDVTILEKYQDCHNIYITYPFQSPLPKNLLEISAIITSEMKRILHIQL from the coding sequence ATGATGAATAATGAACTGATAAGCTTCGCCGCTGTATGCAAGCACCTCTCGATTACCAAAGCCGCTAATGAACTTGGTAAATCAAAAGCTCATATTAGTCGTCATATCGCCGATCTGGAGGCATCGATTGGCGTCAAATTGCTCTATCGAACCACTCGTAACATTTCTCTCACCCCAAAAGGAGAGAGCCTTAAGGAAACGGCCCTTGAGTTACTCGCCAATCTAAATGAATTGAGTTACAAGACGTCGACCATGAACGATGAGATGAGTGGTAAGTTCACGATTACAATGCCGAGCTCCATTGCGGCCTCATTGTTTATCGATATCTTGAAAAAACTGAAGTGCAGTTTCCCCAACGTCTCTTTTAGAATTATTGCAACGAATAAGGTGGAAAACCTGATTGAGGGCAATATAGATATGGCGATTAGGATCGGCAGCATCCGCGATGAAAGCCTCATTGCTCACAATATTGGGACATTTAGCAACATTTTAGTCAGTTCAAAAAAGAGTCGCGGAGATACTCTGATTGTCTATGAGAAGTTCCGTCATAAAGAGACAGTCGCGAACAACTACAATGGAACTATCGAAGTGGATAATGTGCCATTGCTGATCACCTTCTTGGAGAATGGTATTGGTGTAGGCATTGTGCCAGATTACTACTTCAAGGCGAATTCAATGTGTGATGTGACGATTCTAGAGAAGTATCAAGATTGCCACAACATATACATTACCTACCCTTTTCAATCGCCTTTACCAAAGAATTTGCTGGAAATATCCGCGATCATCACCAGTGAAATGAAGAGGATTCTTCATATTCAACTCTAA
- a CDS encoding VOC family protein: MRIKAIDHFTIRTSDLEMTAQFFEQCIGLHRGPRPQFAFPGAWMYNDDGHPILHLVSLPEGHIPEALVAYLGNNGAQSGSGAIDHVSFKGHDLASTQQHFVHQKVPFRERVIPQINEHQIFLDDPNGITIEIIFPFSPSNKIVGTPLPVVDVI, translated from the coding sequence ATGCGCATAAAGGCCATCGATCATTTTACAATCAGAACCTCCGACTTAGAAATGACCGCTCAGTTTTTTGAACAATGCATAGGGCTTCACCGTGGTCCACGCCCGCAATTTGCATTTCCAGGGGCATGGATGTACAACGACGACGGACACCCTATACTGCACTTAGTGTCGCTGCCAGAGGGGCATATTCCCGAAGCGCTCGTCGCTTATTTAGGGAATAACGGCGCTCAATCTGGCTCAGGAGCCATCGACCATGTCTCTTTCAAAGGACACGACCTAGCCTCGACTCAGCAGCACTTTGTACACCAGAAAGTTCCGTTTCGAGAACGTGTGATCCCACAAATCAATGAACATCAGATCTTTCTCGACGATCCCAACGGTATAACAATTGAAATCATTTTTCCTTTTTCCCCTAGCAACAAGATAGTCGGTACTCCCCTACCAGTCGTCGATGTCATTTAG
- a CDS encoding glutathione S-transferase N-terminal domain-containing protein, translated as MITLYELAGEQGVNFSPYCWRTRMALQHKGLLFTTVDVGFTEIDEASQGLFHTLPFIHDDHNRRIGGSFEIAEYLENAYPDTPSLFSSQQGKTLALFFEKWARTLHTDIARIAIFDIFNKLKARDKAYFRASREKALGDSLENVQSNCQSASTAQLTDKLQLLEQHLKDLPFVGGEAPLYADYIVYGTLKWLFTVSENVKLTHLGPHIQAWYLQLDSKHSPNET; from the coding sequence ATGATTACACTGTATGAATTAGCGGGAGAACAAGGGGTAAACTTCAGTCCATATTGCTGGAGAACCCGGATGGCGCTTCAACACAAAGGGCTGCTATTCACAACGGTCGATGTTGGGTTTACCGAAATAGACGAGGCTTCACAAGGCCTATTTCACACCCTTCCTTTCATTCACGATGATCACAATCGCCGTATTGGAGGCTCATTTGAGATCGCCGAGTACCTCGAAAACGCCTACCCTGATACACCCTCACTATTCTCCTCGCAACAAGGTAAAACGCTGGCGTTATTCTTTGAGAAGTGGGCAAGAACCTTACACACCGATATCGCGCGTATCGCGATTTTCGATATCTTCAATAAACTCAAGGCTCGAGACAAAGCTTACTTCAGGGCCTCACGTGAAAAAGCGCTCGGAGACTCGCTAGAAAACGTGCAGTCAAACTGTCAATCCGCGTCCACAGCGCAGCTCACAGACAAACTGCAATTGCTGGAGCAACATCTTAAAGATCTCCCCTTTGTCGGTGGTGAAGCGCCACTTTATGCCGATTACATTGTTTATGGCACATTAAAGTGGTTATTCACCGTCAGCGAAAACGTCAAGCTCACCCACCTAGGCCCCCACATTCAAGCATGGTATCTTCAACTAGATAGTAAGCACTCCCCCAATGAAACCTAG